Proteins from a genomic interval of Alteromonas macleodii ATCC 27126:
- a CDS encoding DNA polymerase II, with product MSASTIQQGFILNKSTFTRRGKVHVELWVKTPSSTARLISSPQYPTCFVSVDHANDLRNIAERISAKISISDDGFHTLEQVPVATVKTATESHMHQLRQHAQESSIILYEADIRVADRYLMERFVYGAVEFLAPQDFDDTPQIVIENAQIRPCQFRTTFTSLSIDIECNEHEELFSIALAGEGLNVVLLLCPPRFVGQTLQGQEDSAYELITVESEKVLLEAFFSYLTSYDPDIILGWNVKQFDMAVLERRARANSLKYAIGRHGREASVRQWEDQTLVDVPGRCVIDGIEALKTMTYQFESFSLDHVSEELLGENKLIQAADKLEAIKRLYHSDPVALANYNFKDTELVNRIQDKTQFIDFLALRSILTGLDMSRPGGSVAAFLNVYLPKLHRKSYVAGVRPENGGLASPGGYVMRSQPGLYKDVLVLDFKSLYPSIIRTFKIDPLGLAEGLKSPHTAIEGFKGAVFSRESHFLPSIIENLWLQRDEAKKQNDAPRSQAIKILMNSFYGVLGSGGCPFYDPRLASSITLRGHEIMQTTAGWIEELGYTVIYGDTDSTFVHVEGNDALGSPSETGLELASIINRKWTELLKSEFDIDCHLEIEFESHFSTFFMPTIRGSSEGSKKRYAGMKGGELVFKGLENVRSDWTVLAKTFQYELYKKVFTGQPVEDYINSTIAAIKSGEMDHALVYKKRLRKPLSSYTKSLPPHVKAARLADEYYKEQGLPLRYQFNTTIAYVITVQGPQTAETATAPLQYDHYIEKQIQPIADSILPLIGLNFETIANDQLSLF from the coding sequence ATGTCAGCCTCAACAATACAACAAGGGTTCATACTCAATAAAAGTACGTTTACCCGGCGAGGCAAGGTGCATGTTGAGCTATGGGTAAAAACGCCCAGTAGCACCGCTAGGTTAATTTCTTCACCCCAATACCCCACTTGCTTTGTATCTGTTGATCACGCCAATGATTTACGCAATATCGCCGAGCGTATTTCTGCAAAGATCAGTATTTCAGATGACGGGTTTCACACGCTGGAACAAGTTCCTGTTGCGACGGTAAAAACCGCAACCGAATCACACATGCATCAGCTTCGCCAGCATGCGCAGGAAAGCAGTATTATATTGTACGAAGCGGATATTCGCGTTGCCGATCGCTACTTAATGGAGCGCTTTGTGTATGGTGCGGTGGAATTTCTGGCTCCGCAAGATTTCGACGATACGCCTCAGATCGTTATAGAAAATGCGCAAATCAGACCCTGTCAATTCAGAACCACATTTACATCACTTAGCATAGACATCGAATGCAATGAGCATGAAGAACTCTTTAGCATTGCGTTAGCCGGTGAGGGACTCAACGTTGTGCTGCTTCTATGCCCGCCACGTTTTGTTGGGCAAACATTGCAAGGACAAGAAGACAGCGCGTACGAGCTCATTACCGTTGAATCAGAAAAAGTACTGCTTGAAGCATTTTTTTCTTATCTTACATCCTACGACCCAGATATCATTTTAGGCTGGAACGTTAAACAGTTCGATATGGCGGTACTTGAACGCCGCGCTAGGGCTAACTCGCTAAAGTATGCTATCGGCCGCCATGGCAGAGAGGCTTCTGTAAGACAGTGGGAAGATCAAACCCTCGTTGATGTGCCAGGACGATGCGTTATTGATGGTATCGAAGCACTAAAAACAATGACTTATCAATTCGAGTCGTTCTCGCTCGATCACGTATCTGAAGAACTGCTTGGCGAAAATAAGCTTATTCAGGCTGCAGACAAGCTTGAAGCGATAAAGCGTCTTTATCATAGCGACCCTGTTGCACTCGCTAACTATAACTTTAAAGATACGGAACTGGTCAATCGCATTCAGGATAAAACCCAATTTATCGATTTTCTGGCACTGCGCAGTATTCTCACCGGCCTAGATATGAGCCGCCCCGGAGGGTCAGTGGCCGCGTTTTTAAATGTGTACTTGCCTAAGCTTCACCGCAAGTCTTATGTCGCGGGGGTAAGACCTGAAAATGGAGGCTTGGCTAGTCCGGGTGGTTATGTCATGCGTTCCCAGCCAGGTTTATATAAAGACGTTTTAGTCCTAGATTTTAAGAGCCTGTATCCTTCCATCATTCGTACATTTAAAATCGATCCGTTGGGACTTGCAGAAGGGCTTAAGTCCCCCCACACGGCGATAGAAGGTTTTAAAGGCGCAGTATTTAGCCGCGAATCTCATTTTCTACCTTCCATCATTGAAAACCTATGGCTTCAGCGCGACGAAGCCAAAAAACAGAATGACGCACCGCGCTCTCAGGCCATCAAAATATTAATGAACTCCTTCTATGGTGTGCTTGGTAGTGGCGGTTGCCCTTTCTACGATCCTCGCCTTGCTAGCTCTATTACACTGCGGGGTCATGAGATCATGCAAACCACTGCGGGTTGGATTGAAGAACTGGGCTATACGGTTATTTACGGCGATACCGACTCAACGTTTGTTCATGTAGAAGGGAATGATGCACTAGGCTCGCCGTCAGAAACTGGACTTGAGCTCGCTAGCATTATTAATCGAAAGTGGACAGAGTTACTAAAAAGTGAGTTCGACATTGATTGCCACTTAGAAATTGAGTTTGAATCTCACTTTTCTACGTTTTTTATGCCGACGATCCGAGGCTCTTCCGAAGGCAGCAAAAAACGTTACGCAGGAATGAAGGGCGGTGAACTTGTCTTTAAAGGCTTAGAAAATGTCCGCTCTGATTGGACGGTACTAGCTAAAACCTTCCAGTACGAGCTGTACAAAAAAGTGTTTACTGGACAGCCTGTTGAAGACTACATAAATAGCACGATAGCAGCGATAAAGTCCGGTGAAATGGATCACGCTTTGGTCTATAAAAAGCGGCTGCGTAAGCCTTTGTCGTCGTATACCAAGTCGCTGCCTCCCCACGTAAAGGCAGCGCGATTAGCGGACGAGTACTATAAAGAACAGGGGTTGCCACTTCGCTATCAGTTTAATACTACCATTGCTTATGTTATTACGGTACAGGGCCCTCAAACCGCAGAAACTGCCACGGCCCCCCTTCAATATGACCACTATATTGAAAAGCAAATCCAACCCATTGCCGATAGTATCTTGCCTCTTATCGGCCTGAATTTTGAGACAATAGCGAACGATCAACTCTCGCTGTTTTAA